In a single window of the Desulfuromonadales bacterium genome:
- a CDS encoding flavodoxin family protein — protein MNVVCLFGSPRKNGNSAAVAGHFLDTARKLGACTQSFYLNTLSLQGCQACNRCKTRSEKCVLKDDLSPVLEAVFAAEVVVMASPVYYGDVSAQLKAFIDRTYSYLLPGYIALNHPSRLPVRKQLAFILTQGHRSPDWFADILPRYRNLFHWTGFAETHPLRVVDVYRKGDVGSRQEVMQEAALLARKLLAPGNAATATAE, from the coding sequence ATGAATGTCGTCTGTCTTTTTGGCAGTCCTCGCAAGAACGGCAACAGCGCCGCCGTCGCCGGGCATTTTCTCGACACGGCCCGCAAGCTCGGCGCCTGCACCCAGAGCTTCTACCTGAACACCCTGTCGCTGCAGGGCTGTCAAGCCTGCAACCGGTGCAAAACCCGCTCGGAGAAATGCGTCCTCAAGGATGACCTGAGTCCGGTGCTCGAGGCGGTGTTCGCCGCGGAAGTGGTGGTAATGGCCTCGCCGGTCTACTACGGGGACGTCTCCGCTCAGCTCAAGGCCTTCATCGACCGCACCTACTCGTATCTGCTGCCGGGGTACATCGCCTTGAACCACCCCAGCCGTCTGCCGGTGCGCAAGCAACTCGCCTTCATTCTCACCCAGGGACACCGCAGCCCCGACTGGTTCGCCGACATTCTGCCGCGCTACCGGAACCTTTTCCACTGGACCGGTTTCGCCGAGACCCATCCGCTGCGGGTTGTCGACGTCTACCGCAAAGGCGACGTCGGCTCCCGGCAGGAGGTCATGCAGGAGGCGGCACTGCTGGCCCGCAAACTGCTGGCACCGGGCAACGCCGCGACCGCTACTGCCGAGTAA